The following is a genomic window from bacterium.
GAGCACGACGAGCAGCCGGGCAAGGCGCGGCTCGACAAGATCCCGACGCTGAAGCCCGCCTTCCGCAAGGACGGCACGGTCACGCCCGCCAACTCCAGCTCGATTTCCGACGGCGGCGCGGCGATGGTGCTGATGCGCGCCTCGACCGCCGAGCGCCTCGGCCTCACGCCGCTCGCCGCGATCCGCGCCCACGCCACCCACGCCCACGCCCCGCACCTGTTCCCGACCGCCCCGGTGGGGTCGATCCACAAGGCGCTCGACACCGCCGGCTGGTCGGTCGGCGACGTGGACCTGTGGGAGATCAACGAGGCCTTCGCGGTGGTCACGATGGCGGCCATGCACGACCTCGCCCTGCCCCACGACCGCGTGAACATCCACGGCGGCGCCTGCGCCCTCGGCCACCCCATCGGCGCCTCGGGGGCGCGCATCGTCGTGACGCTGCTCGGCGCCCTGAAAAGGCGCGGCAAGTCCCGTGGCGTGGCCTCCCTGTGCATCGGCGGCGGCGAAGCGACGGCCCTGGCCGTCGAGATGCTCTGAGCCGGCTCCGGAGCGAAGCGATGACCCGCACCGTGCTGATCGCAGGCGCCTCGCGCGGCCTCGGCCTGGAATTCGTGCACCAGTACGGCGCCGACGGCTGGCAGGTGCTGGCCGGCCTGCGGGACCCTTCGGCCGCGGCGTTTCCGCCGGGCACCGCGGCGCTGCCCCTCGACGTCCGCGACGACGCCTCGATCACCGCCCTGGCCGCGGCGCTGCCGGACCTGCTCGAACTCGCCGTGGTGTGCGCCGGCGCCATCGGCAACAAGAATGGCGACTACACGACGCCGACCGTTGACGATTTCGACGCCGTGATGCAGACCAACGTCCGCGGCCCGATCGCCCTCATCGAGGCCCTCGCGCCCCGCATGGCGGCGGACGGCACGATCGCGGTGCTGAGCTCGCGGATGGGTTCGATCGCTGACGCCGAGAGTCCGTTTGCGCTGCTCTACCGCTGCTCGAAGGCCGCCACCAACATGGCGGTCAAATGCGCATCGATGGCTTTCGCCGAGCGCGGCCCCCGGGTGATCGCGCTGCACCCGGGCTGGGTCCGGACCGAGATGGGCGGCCCGCAGGCCCCCTTGCTGCCCCCCGAGTCGGTCGCCGGCATGCGCGCGGTGATCGACGACGCCGACCGCTTTGCGAGCGGCGGCTTCTACAACTACCAGGGCCAGCCCCTGCCCTGGTAGGGCGGCCCGAGGACAACACAGAATGGCCCCCCCGCGACTGCACCCCGACTACGGCCTCGACCGGCTCAACGAACGCTGCCCCGGCACCCTGCCCGGCTGGTACGGATTCCAGGCCACCGCGCTCGAGCCAGGGCGGCTCGACGCGGCAATGACGATCCGACCGGACATGCTGGCCCCCAACGGCTTCCTGCACGCCGCCTCGGTCGTCGCGCTGGCGGACACCGCCTGCGGCTTCGCGACCCTCGCCCACCTGCCGGTGGGGGCCCAGGCCTTTACGACCATCGAACTGAAGAGCAACTTCCTCGGCACCCGCACCGAGGGCCGTCTCGACGCGACCGCGACAGCCGTCCATTGTGGCCGCAATACCCACGTCTGGGACGCCGAGGTGTGCGGCGAGGATGGCGGCCGCATCGCCCTCTTCCGCTGCACCCAGATGATCCTCTGGCCCCGCGCCTGAGACCGAC
Proteins encoded in this region:
- a CDS encoding SDR family NAD(P)-dependent oxidoreductase: MTRTVLIAGASRGLGLEFVHQYGADGWQVLAGLRDPSAAAFPPGTAALPLDVRDDASITALAAALPDLLELAVVCAGAIGNKNGDYTTPTVDDFDAVMQTNVRGPIALIEALAPRMAADGTIAVLSSRMGSIADAESPFALLYRCSKAATNMAVKCASMAFAERGPRVIALHPGWVRTEMGGPQAPLLPPESVAGMRAVIDDADRFASGGFYNYQGQPLPW
- a CDS encoding PaaI family thioesterase; the protein is MAPPRLHPDYGLDRLNERCPGTLPGWYGFQATALEPGRLDAAMTIRPDMLAPNGFLHAASVVALADTACGFATLAHLPVGAQAFTTIELKSNFLGTRTEGRLDATATAVHCGRNTHVWDAEVCGEDGGRIALFRCTQMILWPRA